In a single window of the Acetivibrio clariflavus DSM 19732 genome:
- the rimM gene encoding ribosome maturation factor RimM (Essential for efficient processing of 16S rRNA), translated as MLQYFEIGKIVNTHGVRGEVKVIPLTDEPKRYNKLKSAYISDKISENMQKYTFEGVKYHKNFVILKIKDINNANEAEKLKGKFIIINREDAVKLPKDSFFICDLINCEVYDENANKLGVLVDVLQTGSNDVYVVRRENKKDILIPALKSVVKEVSIEDKKITVELPQGLVDDEV; from the coding sequence ATGTTACAGTATTTTGAAATTGGAAAAATTGTAAATACTCATGGAGTAAGAGGTGAAGTTAAGGTAATACCCTTAACTGATGAACCTAAAAGATATAACAAGTTGAAATCTGCCTATATATCCGATAAAATTTCTGAAAATATGCAAAAATATACTTTTGAAGGTGTAAAATATCATAAAAACTTTGTTATTTTAAAGATTAAAGATATTAACAATGCAAATGAGGCAGAAAAGCTAAAGGGAAAATTTATAATAATAAATAGGGAAGATGCAGTAAAACTGCCAAAAGACTCCTTCTTTATCTGTGATTTGATCAATTGTGAAGTTTATGATGAAAATGCCAATAAACTCGGTGTATTAGTTGATGTGCTTCAAACCGGAAGCAATGATGTTTATGTCGTTAGGAGAGAAAATAAAAAGGATATTCTTATACCCGCTTTAAAATCGGTGGTAAAGGAAGTTTCAATAGAAGATAAAAAAATAACTGTGGAGCTGCCTCAAGGATTGGTTGATGATGAGGTTTGA
- a CDS encoding CotH kinase family protein, which produces MTGYSISDDSFEWVFPQGIVPANGYLLVWASDKNKVTQDGQLHTNFKISSSGETITLKSPDGTIVDSVKTAKLSDDYSYGRIYDGSPELTVFSKATPGSSNTDGITAVSEPVFSHKSGFYTEEFELKLSTAENNSKIYYTTDGSDPVPGEEGTYEYSNPISIRAEYSANSLLKCSVIKAVTVRTDGIKSKVITHSYFVDTNITDKFDLPVISLVTDPDNLFDPNIGIFHINNFMNKGKEWERPIYVEFFEKDGTFGFSKQCGIRLHGLTSRLIDQKSMRLYADREYDDSKKIEYNIFPGLTDKTGNEITTFKRLILRNSGTDWTRTMFRDALVHSLAADINLDTQAYRPCIVFLNGEYWGLYNIRERYDNIYFSSHYNADKDKIALLEFTVDFSLEGKLEISEGSPEDEEAYKKDILYFLMNNDISLDENYNLISTKMDIDNFIDYQIINIFSANTDWPKINVAIWKYKTPDGLYHPEAPYGLDGRWRWVVKDTDYAFGMMDINLVNHDTLSSVSYSKLNPKSNYDQQTCLLGTLLQNSEFRNKFINRFADLLNTVFQPDYINTRIDTMKSAIASSIPDQITRWESIKDWDGKVEVLKYFADNRNSVVIKHIESRFMDFGVNGNYKITLTADNSKGYIRINSIDLKSSTPGVNSPENWTGKYFNNVPVTLKAIPQPGYVFDHWEGISGEIAKSDTITLTSEDDLNITAVFAEKADPTNKPVVTPTPTDSTIVTPTPTPTQDFIYGDVNGDREINVFDYAFLKKYLLGMASADDIDTRAADVDLNGSVDSIDYAYMKQYLLGIIKRLPVNK; this is translated from the coding sequence TTGACAGGGTACAGCATTTCGGATGACAGTTTCGAATGGGTATTTCCTCAAGGTATTGTTCCTGCAAACGGATATTTATTGGTATGGGCATCGGATAAAAATAAGGTAACTCAGGATGGTCAGCTTCACACCAATTTCAAGATAAGCTCATCGGGTGAAACCATTACCTTGAAAAGCCCTGACGGCACTATAGTTGATTCGGTGAAAACCGCAAAACTTTCGGATGACTATTCCTACGGAAGAATTTACGACGGTTCGCCGGAATTAACCGTATTTTCCAAAGCTACACCGGGGAGTTCAAATACCGATGGAATCACGGCTGTTAGTGAACCGGTATTTTCTCATAAGTCAGGATTCTATACCGAGGAATTTGAACTTAAGCTAAGTACAGCCGAAAACAACTCAAAAATATATTATACAACCGACGGTTCCGACCCTGTTCCCGGAGAAGAAGGTACATACGAGTATTCCAATCCAATATCCATTAGGGCAGAATACTCTGCAAATTCCCTGCTAAAATGTTCAGTAATAAAGGCAGTTACTGTTAGGACCGACGGTATAAAAAGCAAAGTAATAACCCATTCTTATTTTGTGGATACGAATATAACCGACAAATTCGATCTTCCTGTTATATCTTTAGTCACCGATCCGGATAATCTTTTTGATCCTAATATAGGCATTTTTCATATTAACAACTTTATGAATAAAGGTAAGGAATGGGAGAGACCCATATATGTCGAGTTTTTTGAAAAAGACGGAACTTTTGGTTTCTCGAAGCAATGCGGTATAAGGCTACACGGACTAACATCAAGATTAATAGATCAAAAATCTATGCGCCTGTACGCGGACAGAGAATATGACGACTCTAAAAAGATTGAGTATAATATATTTCCCGGTCTTACCGATAAAACCGGTAATGAAATAACAACTTTCAAGCGTCTTATTTTAAGGAATTCCGGAACTGACTGGACCAGAACAATGTTTCGTGATGCCCTTGTACACAGCCTTGCTGCGGATATTAATCTTGATACTCAGGCCTACAGACCATGCATAGTATTTCTGAACGGTGAATACTGGGGATTGTACAATATTCGCGAGCGCTATGACAATATCTATTTTTCATCCCATTACAATGCGGACAAAGATAAAATTGCATTGCTTGAGTTTACGGTAGATTTTTCGCTTGAGGGAAAATTGGAAATCAGTGAAGGATCCCCCGAAGATGAAGAAGCTTACAAAAAAGACATTCTATATTTCCTTATGAACAATGATATTTCTTTGGATGAGAATTACAACCTTATCAGCACAAAAATGGATATTGACAATTTTATAGATTATCAAATAATAAACATTTTCAGTGCAAATACCGATTGGCCCAAAATTAATGTTGCCATATGGAAATACAAAACTCCTGACGGATTATACCATCCTGAAGCTCCCTATGGGCTTGACGGCAGATGGAGATGGGTAGTTAAAGATACAGATTATGCTTTCGGTATGATGGACATTAATCTTGTAAACCACGACACCCTTTCTAGCGTATCATATAGCAAACTTAATCCAAAGAGCAACTATGATCAACAAACGTGTCTTTTAGGGACATTGCTTCAAAACTCAGAATTCAGAAATAAATTTATCAACCGCTTTGCAGATCTTTTAAATACCGTATTTCAACCGGATTATATCAATACCAGAATTGATACGATGAAATCAGCTATAGCATCATCAATCCCTGACCAAATTACGCGTTGGGAAAGCATTAAGGACTGGGATGGCAAGGTAGAAGTATTAAAATACTTTGCCGACAATCGAAATTCAGTTGTAATAAAACACATTGAATCCAGATTTATGGACTTTGGCGTTAACGGCAATTATAAAATTACTTTAACGGCAGATAACTCAAAAGGGTATATAAGAATAAATTCAATCGATTTGAAATCATCAACACCGGGAGTCAATTCTCCTGAAAACTGGACCGGAAAATACTTCAACAATGTACCTGTTACATTAAAAGCAATTCCTCAGCCGGGATACGTATTTGACCATTGGGAAGGTATTAGCGGGGAAATTGCAAAATCTGACACCATCACATTGACTTCTGAAGATGATTTGAATATTACAGCTGTATTTGCTGAAAAAGCGGATCCAACCAATAAACCTGTTGTTACACCGACTCCGACGGATTCAACTATTGTGACTCCTACTCCAACGCCGACACAAGACTTTATATATGGTGATGTTAACGGCGACAGAGAAATAAATGTTTTTGACTATGCTTTTTTAAAAAAATACTTGCTTGGAATGGCCAGTGCTGATGATATTGATACAAGAGCTGCAGATGTCGATCTTAACGGTAGTGTTGACTCAATAGACTATGCTTATATGAAGCAGTATCTATTGGGGATTATTAAGAGACTTCCTGTAAATAAATAA
- a CDS encoding copper amine oxidase N-terminal domain-containing protein, whose translation MFLKKRLFIFALVLMMLFISMCTVTTFAEMSDEAELISVNSKVVDNLPTGNTVRYYKFELPEPGKVYLSFEHKNLEDIYIYWEVTMFDSLENEVLKLESKGRDTTSKTMNAYIDKGTYYIRVLNPSRFAAHSKSNYTLCVNYTENKGEYEIEPNYNWELATEIPEINKPITGNIKSSGDVDFYKITLPNPGKVNLGFNHSNIEKSFPHWKITMFDSTENEVLYYESDGTSTTGKSENAYLDAGTYYIRVTSYTSYVYSNVDYSLCVNFTEYQGEYEIEPNNSMEEASLIIDLNEPITGNLRHNTDKDYYKFSMPFTGKVNLVFNHSNLESWTSHWKIALFDTKGNKIYEMDSAGTDTELKSKDINLQMGIYYVRVEPWSIYSHRSVDYTLTIKAENYFPIKVLLNGKRIIFDQQPIIDNGRTLVPLRAIFEAMNATVSWDDKTKTVTAQKGDIAVVMVIGNNTMTKNGNQILLDVPPQIFNGRTLVPARAVAESFGAKVDWDANTRTVIITQ comes from the coding sequence ATGTTTTTGAAAAAAAGATTATTTATTTTTGCTTTAGTACTGATGATGTTGTTCATTAGTATGTGTACCGTAACTACTTTTGCAGAAATGAGTGATGAAGCAGAGCTAATTTCTGTAAATAGCAAAGTAGTTGATAATTTACCTACAGGAAATACAGTAAGGTATTACAAATTCGAATTGCCGGAACCCGGCAAAGTATACTTAAGCTTTGAACATAAAAATTTGGAAGACATATATATATACTGGGAAGTTACTATGTTTGACAGTTTGGAAAATGAAGTTTTGAAATTAGAATCAAAAGGAAGAGATACAACAAGTAAGACCATGAATGCTTATATCGACAAAGGTACATATTATATTCGTGTTCTAAATCCCAGTAGATTTGCTGCACATAGCAAATCCAATTATACTCTTTGTGTAAACTATACGGAAAACAAGGGTGAGTATGAAATTGAACCAAACTATAACTGGGAGCTGGCAACGGAAATTCCGGAAATAAACAAGCCTATTACCGGAAATATCAAATCATCTGGTGATGTTGACTTTTATAAAATTACATTACCAAACCCAGGAAAAGTAAACTTAGGTTTTAACCATAGTAATATAGAAAAATCATTTCCACACTGGAAGATTACCATGTTTGACAGTACAGAAAATGAAGTTTTATATTATGAATCAGACGGAACAAGTACAACCGGCAAATCGGAAAATGCTTATCTAGATGCCGGAACATATTATATCCGTGTTACATCTTATACCAGCTATGTGTATAGTAACGTTGATTACAGTCTTTGCGTAAACTTCACAGAATACCAGGGTGAGTATGAAATTGAACCTAACAACAGCATGGAAGAAGCTAGTTTAATTATTGACTTGAATGAACCGATTACTGGTAATTTAAGACATAATACCGATAAAGATTATTATAAATTTTCAATGCCTTTTACCGGTAAAGTGAATTTAGTGTTTAACCATTCAAATCTTGAAAGTTGGACTTCGCATTGGAAAATTGCCCTGTTTGATACAAAAGGAAACAAGATATATGAAATGGATTCTGCAGGCACGGATACAGAATTAAAATCAAAGGATATTAATCTTCAAATGGGCATATATTATGTCAGAGTAGAGCCTTGGTCAATCTATTCACACAGGTCTGTCGATTACACTCTTACAATAAAAGCAGAAAATTATTTTCCCATTAAGGTTTTATTAAACGGAAAACGAATTATTTTTGACCAACAGCCAATAATAGATAACGGTCGTACCCTTGTCCCTCTCCGTGCAATATTTGAGGCTATGAACGCAACTGTTTCATGGGATGACAAAACAAAGACGGTTACAGCCCAAAAAGGAGATATAGCTGTTGTAATGGTAATTGGTAACAATACAATGACAAAAAACGGAAATCAAATATTGTTGGATGTTCCACCTCAAATCTTCAACGGCAGAACATTAGTTCCAGCCCGTGCTGTTGCTGAAAGCTTTGGAGCAAAAGTAGATTGGGATGCCAACACCAGAACAGTTATAATTACACAATAA
- the rpsP gene encoding 30S ribosomal protein S16, with protein sequence MAVRIRLRRMGAKKSPFYRVVVADSRFPRDGRFIEEIGTYNPLTEPSSINIDIEKAQKWIKNGAQPTDTVKKLLKQVGAIQ encoded by the coding sequence ATGGCAGTTAGAATAAGATTAAGAAGAATGGGTGCTAAAAAGAGCCCGTTTTATAGAGTAGTTGTTGCTGATTCAAGATTTCCTCGTGATGGAAGATTCATCGAAGAAATCGGTACTTACAATCCACTTACTGAGCCAAGTTCAATAAATATTGATATTGAAAAAGCACAAAAGTGGATTAAAAACGGTGCACAGCCAACAGATACTGTTAAGAAATTATTAAAGCAAGTTGGAGCTATACAATAA
- the ylxM gene encoding YlxM family DNA-binding protein, translating into MDKIYEISLLLDFYGQLLSKKQYEILDLHFNNDYSLGEIAEHFNISRQGIFDNIKRGKAYLLNLEEKLGLVNKFTEQKAKAEKILEYIKKINKENMNKEDIEYLKKIEIGIMDIIES; encoded by the coding sequence ATGGATAAAATATATGAAATATCCCTTTTGTTAGATTTTTACGGACAGCTGCTATCAAAGAAGCAGTATGAAATATTGGATTTACACTTTAATAACGATTATTCCCTTGGGGAAATTGCCGAGCATTTTAACATAAGCAGACAGGGGATTTTTGACAATATAAAACGTGGGAAAGCCTATTTGTTAAACTTAGAAGAGAAGTTGGGACTTGTTAATAAATTTACCGAGCAGAAGGCAAAGGCAGAAAAAATTTTGGAATATATAAAAAAAATCAATAAAGAAAATATGAATAAGGAAGATATTGAATATTTAAAAAAGATAGAAATCGGAATAATGGATATAATTGAGAGTTGA
- the ffh gene encoding signal recognition particle protein, producing MVFEGLSNKLQEAVRKLKGKGRVTEKDVKEMMREIKLALLEADVNFKVVKDFIAKVSERAVGQDVLESLTPGQQVIKIVHEELINLMGPGQSKLVFAPKPPTVYMMVGLQGSGKTTTSGKLANLLRKQGKKPLLVACDVYRPAAIKQLQVVGGQLGVDVFSMGDKTNPIDIAKAAIEHAKSKQYDLVIIDTAGRLHIDEALMDELKNIKESVRPTEILLVVDSMTGQDAVNVSETFNEKLGIDGVILTKLDGDTRGGAALSVKTVTGKPIKFIGMGEKLNDLEPFFPDRMASRILGMGDVLSLIEKAQEAFDEKKALELERKMRTQQFTLEDFLEQMQQIKKMGPLNKILGMIPGINAEALNAINTADSEKELARFEAIIKSMTKQERNDPSIINGSRRKRIAAGSGTKVQDVNKVLKSFEEMKKMMKLMNDLGKHGKKGFGNKFRLPFR from the coding sequence ATGGTGTTTGAAGGACTTTCAAACAAGCTTCAGGAAGCTGTCAGGAAGCTTAAGGGTAAGGGAAGAGTTACCGAAAAAGACGTAAAAGAAATGATGCGTGAAATAAAGCTGGCGCTTTTGGAAGCTGATGTTAACTTTAAAGTTGTAAAAGACTTTATAGCTAAAGTTTCCGAAAGGGCAGTAGGGCAGGATGTTTTGGAAAGCCTTACTCCGGGACAACAGGTTATAAAGATTGTTCATGAAGAGCTTATAAATCTGATGGGACCCGGGCAAAGCAAACTTGTGTTTGCGCCCAAACCTCCTACTGTTTATATGATGGTAGGTCTGCAAGGTTCCGGTAAAACTACTACTTCAGGTAAACTTGCAAACCTTTTAAGAAAACAGGGTAAAAAACCCCTTTTGGTTGCCTGTGACGTTTACAGGCCTGCGGCTATCAAGCAGCTGCAAGTAGTTGGAGGTCAGCTTGGGGTTGATGTATTTTCGATGGGAGATAAAACAAATCCTATCGACATTGCAAAAGCAGCAATAGAGCATGCAAAATCCAAACAGTACGATTTGGTGATTATAGATACAGCCGGTCGTCTTCATATAGATGAAGCGCTAATGGATGAGTTAAAGAACATTAAAGAAAGCGTAAGACCTACTGAAATACTCCTTGTAGTTGACTCAATGACCGGGCAGGATGCGGTTAATGTTTCCGAGACCTTCAATGAAAAGCTCGGGATTGATGGAGTAATTCTTACCAAGCTTGACGGTGATACAAGAGGCGGAGCTGCTTTATCGGTTAAAACGGTTACCGGTAAACCGATTAAATTCATCGGTATGGGGGAAAAACTCAACGATTTGGAACCGTTTTTCCCTGACAGAATGGCCTCAAGAATTCTTGGAATGGGCGATGTGCTAAGTTTGATTGAGAAGGCCCAGGAAGCTTTTGATGAAAAGAAAGCTTTGGAACTGGAAAGAAAGATGCGTACTCAACAGTTTACGCTTGAGGATTTCCTGGAACAAATGCAGCAAATAAAGAAGATGGGGCCTTTAAACAAGATTTTAGGTATGATACCGGGAATAAATGCCGAAGCGCTTAATGCAATCAATACAGCAGACAGCGAAAAGGAACTTGCCCGTTTTGAAGCGATAATTAAATCAATGACAAAACAGGAGAGAAATGATCCTTCAATAATAAACGGCAGCCGCAGAAAGAGAATTGCAGCCGGCAGCGGTACTAAAGTCCAGGATGTTAACAAAGTATTAAAGAGCTTTGAAGAGATGAAAAAGATGATGAAACTTATGAATGATTTAGGCAAACACGGTAAGAAAGGATTTGGAAATAAATTCAGATTACCGTTTAGATAA
- the trmD gene encoding tRNA (guanosine(37)-N1)-methyltransferase TrmD → MRFDVLTLFPEVINAVLKESIIGRAQEKGIIEINAVNIRDFSKNKHKKADDYPYGGGGGMIMTAQPIYDAYLSIVKDLDYKPKVIYLSPQGRVLTQEVVKELSGEKHLVLLCGHYEGIDERIIEEIVDEEVSIGDYVLTGGELPAMVLIDSVSRLIPGVLSTEESYSNESHYNGLLEYPQYTRPVEFNGRKVPDILLSGHHANITRWRRKEAIKRTYLKRPDLFEKFEPNEDDKELIEELLKEIKKENL, encoded by the coding sequence ATGAGGTTTGATGTTTTAACATTGTTTCCTGAAGTAATTAATGCAGTATTAAAAGAGAGCATAATTGGAAGAGCACAGGAAAAAGGCATAATAGAAATTAATGCCGTTAACATAAGAGATTTTTCAAAAAACAAGCATAAAAAAGCTGACGATTACCCCTATGGAGGCGGCGGGGGAATGATAATGACAGCTCAGCCAATTTACGATGCTTATCTTTCAATTGTAAAGGATTTGGACTATAAACCGAAAGTAATATATTTAAGTCCTCAAGGCAGAGTACTTACCCAAGAAGTAGTTAAGGAACTGTCTGGTGAAAAACACCTTGTCTTATTGTGCGGACACTATGAAGGTATTGATGAAAGAATAATTGAAGAAATTGTTGATGAGGAAGTTTCGATCGGAGATTATGTACTCACCGGCGGGGAACTTCCGGCAATGGTACTGATTGACTCGGTAAGTCGTTTGATACCGGGAGTTTTGTCCACTGAAGAGTCCTATTCCAATGAATCCCATTACAATGGGCTTTTGGAATATCCGCAATACACAAGGCCGGTTGAATTTAACGGCCGTAAAGTACCAGATATACTGTTGTCAGGACATCATGCCAATATAACACGATGGAGAAGAAAAGAAGCAATTAAGCGAACATATCTGAAGAGGCCGGATTTATTCGAAAAATTTGAACCGAATGAAGATGATAAAGAGCTTATTGAGGAATTATTAAAAGAAATTAAAAAAGAAAATTTATAA
- a CDS encoding KH domain-containing protein, protein MKELLETIAKALVDYPDDVRVNEVEGEKSMILELTVSKDDMGKVIGKQGRIAKAIRTVMKAAAIKENKRVSVEILQ, encoded by the coding sequence ATGAAAGAACTTCTCGAAACAATTGCCAAAGCCTTAGTAGATTACCCGGATGATGTTCGTGTAAACGAAGTTGAAGGTGAAAAATCAATGATCCTTGAACTTACAGTTTCAAAGGATGATATGGGTAAAGTTATTGGAAAACAAGGTAGAATTGCAAAGGCAATAAGGACAGTTATGAAGGCAGCAGCAATAAAAGAAAACAAAAGAGTATCTGTAGAAATACTGCAGTAG
- a CDS encoding chromate transporter, with the protein MIYLDLFLGFLKVGCLTFGGAYGAIPLIRDVVLSYGWLSDETLTYMIAISESTPGSIMVNLATYVGSSQAGFAGAVIATATVVLPSFIIFLLITALLKAALQNKYVQALLHGLKPCVIGIVLATGIYMLLRNCLSVKTSFSVDVRATIITVALFAVICSYKKIAKKSLSPVILIVISACLGTIVYGI; encoded by the coding sequence ATGATTTATCTGGATTTGTTCCTTGGCTTTTTGAAAGTTGGATGTTTAACCTTTGGTGGTGCCTACGGTGCAATTCCACTAATTCGTGATGTGGTTTTATCTTACGGATGGCTCAGCGATGAAACTCTAACCTATATGATCGCCATCAGTGAAAGTACTCCCGGCTCAATTATGGTGAATCTTGCCACCTATGTGGGCAGCAGTCAGGCTGGTTTTGCCGGTGCTGTCATAGCTACTGCGACGGTAGTGTTACCCTCGTTTATCATTTTCTTGCTGATAACTGCATTACTAAAAGCAGCACTGCAAAATAAATATGTACAAGCTCTTTTGCATGGATTGAAACCCTGTGTAATAGGTATAGTTCTTGCAACAGGTATCTATATGCTCTTGCGTAACTGTTTATCTGTGAAAACGAGTTTTTCTGTTGATGTCCGCGCAACTATCATTACAGTTGCTTTGTTTGCAGTAATATGTTCTTATAAAAAGATTGCAAAAAAGAGTTTGTCTCCAGTCATACTTATTGTTATTTCTGCTTGTTTAGGAACGATAGTGTATGGAATATAG
- a CDS encoding GerW family sporulation protein, whose translation MSDSKFDLNESVSVLFEKFEKLLTSKTVIGEPIIIGEATLIPFISTSFGLGSGGGNGYESKGAHGVGGGAGLGAKISPTAVLVIKGDQVEMIPIKKSGGFEKLIDMVPDIASKFNCIKKDDEKEKEKEEQD comes from the coding sequence ATGTCAGATAGTAAATTTGATTTAAACGAAAGTGTCAGCGTATTATTTGAAAAATTTGAAAAATTACTGACTTCCAAAACAGTAATAGGAGAACCTATTATAATCGGAGAAGCTACTTTAATACCGTTTATCTCAACCAGCTTCGGGCTTGGTTCAGGAGGCGGTAACGGTTATGAATCAAAGGGCGCCCATGGTGTCGGAGGAGGTGCTGGTCTTGGTGCAAAAATATCACCTACAGCTGTACTTGTAATTAAAGGTGATCAAGTTGAAATGATACCAATAAAGAAAAGCGGAGGCTTTGAAAAGTTAATTGATATGGTACCGGATATAGCTTCAAAATTTAATTGCATCAAGAAAGATGATGAGAAAGAAAAAGAAAAGGAAGAACAAGATTAA
- a CDS encoding MATE family efflux transporter: MKKQTIEKNLTEGNVALQLIMFALPFMLSNFIQALYNVADMLIVGKFAGTEGISGVNIGGQVTFIITNIVVGLSVGGTVVIAQYLGSGDRKSMDECVKTLITFLFITSIAVTVVMISLSDVFLELLRTPKESYQQAKSYLNITLMGTIFIFGYNGFSAILRGLGDSKRPLIFVTIACGVNVVLDLLFVGVFRMEAAGAALATIISQAISMFACIIYIKRSDIGFDFKLNSFRMYKERLLVMMKVGMPVSVQNVIVNFSFLVLTAIANGMGVSASAAVGVVGKYNGFAILPAIAVGSSVSAMVAQNVGAGLFDRAKKTFHTGFVLSFIISLVVFIFTQLFPEQIISVFGKDDPKMISDGVNYLRTFSFDYLIVPAAFCLNGLITGAGHTVISSISSIMSSIGFRIPFAILLGVTLDKGMLGLGIAAPLASLGTTIFVFIYYLSGKWKVSTVVNKQEMGGMELELSN; encoded by the coding sequence ATGAAAAAACAAACTATTGAAAAAAATTTGACAGAAGGCAATGTTGCATTACAACTTATAATGTTTGCGCTACCTTTTATGTTATCTAACTTTATTCAAGCTCTCTATAATGTGGCGGATATGTTAATTGTAGGCAAATTTGCCGGGACTGAAGGAATTTCAGGAGTAAATATCGGTGGACAGGTTACTTTTATAATAACCAATATAGTTGTAGGATTGAGTGTCGGTGGAACCGTTGTTATTGCACAATATCTCGGTTCGGGAGACAGAAAAAGTATGGATGAATGCGTAAAAACGCTCATTACATTCCTTTTTATTACTTCAATTGCTGTGACTGTAGTTATGATTTCTTTATCAGATGTTTTTCTTGAACTGCTCCGGACACCGAAAGAATCCTATCAACAGGCAAAAAGCTATCTTAATATAACTTTGATGGGAACTATATTTATTTTTGGTTATAATGGTTTTTCAGCCATTTTACGCGGTTTGGGCGACAGTAAACGTCCGTTGATTTTTGTTACTATTGCTTGCGGAGTGAATGTTGTTCTTGATTTGCTGTTTGTAGGTGTTTTTCGTATGGAAGCTGCGGGAGCGGCCCTTGCAACAATTATATCCCAGGCTATAAGTATGTTTGCATGTATTATATATATAAAGAGAAGCGATATAGGTTTTGATTTTAAACTGAATTCCTTCCGCATGTATAAGGAAAGATTGCTTGTAATGATGAAAGTTGGAATGCCTGTTTCAGTACAAAATGTTATTGTAAATTTTTCTTTCCTTGTACTTACTGCAATTGCCAATGGAATGGGGGTAAGTGCATCAGCAGCAGTTGGAGTAGTTGGTAAATACAATGGATTTGCCATTTTACCGGCTATTGCAGTAGGATCCTCAGTATCGGCAATGGTAGCCCAAAATGTGGGGGCCGGTTTGTTTGACCGTGCAAAGAAAACATTTCATACGGGATTCGTACTTTCATTTATTATATCATTGGTTGTGTTCATATTTACTCAATTGTTTCCTGAGCAAATTATCAGTGTATTCGGAAAAGATGACCCAAAGATGATTTCTGATGGTGTAAATTATTTAAGAACATTTTCCTTTGATTATCTGATAGTACCTGCTGCTTTCTGTTTGAATGGATTAATAACCGGTGCAGGTCACACAGTGATTTCATCAATCAGCAGTATAATGTCATCCATTGGTTTTAGAATACCCTTTGCCATTTTACTGGGGGTAACTCTTGATAAAGGGATGCTGGGTCTCGGTATTGCGGCACCTCTTGCATCTTTAGGAACAACAATTTTTGTATTCATATACTATCTGTCAGGAAAGTGGAAAGTAAGTACGGTGGTTAATAAACAAGAAATGGGCGGAATGGAACTGGAGCTATCAAATTAA
- a CDS encoding chromate transporter: MNILIDLFLTFFKIGLFTFGGGYAMISMIENYCVGQKKWITHDEMMNATVIAESTPGPIAINCATFVGYKQAGFIGSLVATFGIVLPSFVVIYIISMFLDDFLRLTIIANAFKGIKIAVGILILNAAVIMIRKMRKKFLPGAIMVCSFIAMMLINIFSWNFSSISLMLIAAAVNLVIFLLQSSSEKKGDVAK, translated from the coding sequence ATGAATATTTTGATAGATCTATTTCTGACCTTTTTCAAAATTGGTTTGTTTACCTTTGGCGGTGGGTATGCAATGATATCCATGATTGAAAATTACTGTGTTGGGCAAAAAAAGTGGATCACCCATGACGAAATGATGAATGCGACGGTAATTGCAGAGTCCACCCCTGGTCCAATTGCCATCAACTGTGCAACTTTTGTCGGGTACAAGCAGGCGGGATTTATTGGTTCTCTTGTGGCTACATTCGGTATTGTACTTCCGTCTTTTGTGGTAATTTATATCATATCCATGTTTCTGGATGACTTTCTTAGGTTAACAATTATAGCAAATGCGTTTAAAGGTATCAAAATTGCTGTGGGCATTTTGATCTTGAATGCGGCAGTTATTATGATCAGGAAGATGCGAAAAAAATTTCTTCCAGGAGCCATTATGGTATGTTCCTTTATTGCTATGATGTTGATAAATATTTTTTCATGGAATTTCTCATCCATAAGTTTGATGTTGATTGCTGCTGCAGTTAACTTAGTTATTTTTCTTTTACAATCTTCCTCAGAGAAGAAAGGTGATGTTGCAAAATGA